In Pollutimonas sp. M17, a single genomic region encodes these proteins:
- a CDS encoding paraquat-inducible protein A has protein sequence MADAPVVACRHCATLHERVPIEPGAVAMCRRCGYALFRNSMISPDGWIALTATALIVFAIANYFPIARLNIQGMSIQASLPGALYLTWQEGHRVLAIMTGLFGFWLPLTQLFVLLWALMAVRARRLPADFRHGMRLLRHVEPWSMVPVLMLGILVAIVKFAGLATIQPEPAIWAFALLAFLITALSRLTAHRLWRHAEDAGLVPNAAIDPSAGGPVASCESCGFVQSLPSASSPVPCERCGARIHFRKPDSFSRVWALVIAASIIYIPANVLPVMRVRTATSDGAHTILGGVIELWRLGSWDLAVIVFIASVVVPMTKLLALMVLMVKHHWRGSVVQRQRTRLYELIEFIGQWSMLDVFVVILMTAMANFPGISQVIAGPGAASFGVVVILTMLATMSYDPRCGWDRRAGRRANPPGHRLKRNA, from the coding sequence ATGGCGGACGCCCCGGTCGTCGCCTGCCGGCACTGCGCGACGCTGCATGAGCGCGTGCCGATAGAGCCCGGCGCGGTGGCCATGTGCAGGCGCTGCGGCTATGCGCTGTTCCGCAACAGCATGATTTCACCCGATGGCTGGATTGCCCTGACGGCGACGGCCCTGATCGTTTTCGCGATCGCCAATTATTTCCCCATCGCCCGCCTGAACATCCAGGGCATGAGCATCCAGGCGTCGCTGCCCGGGGCCCTCTACCTGACCTGGCAGGAAGGGCACCGGGTTCTGGCGATCATGACGGGGCTGTTCGGATTCTGGCTGCCGCTGACGCAGCTGTTCGTCCTGCTTTGGGCATTGATGGCGGTACGGGCGCGCCGCCTGCCGGCCGATTTCCGCCATGGCATGCGTCTGCTGCGCCACGTGGAGCCCTGGAGCATGGTGCCGGTGCTGATGCTGGGCATACTCGTGGCCATCGTCAAGTTCGCCGGACTTGCCACCATACAGCCGGAGCCCGCCATCTGGGCCTTCGCGCTCCTGGCTTTTCTGATCACCGCACTGAGCAGGCTGACCGCCCATCGGCTGTGGCGCCACGCCGAAGATGCCGGGCTGGTGCCCAATGCCGCAATCGATCCGTCGGCGGGCGGTCCCGTGGCGTCCTGCGAATCCTGCGGCTTCGTCCAAAGCCTGCCATCCGCGTCCTCGCCGGTCCCTTGCGAGCGCTGCGGGGCGCGTATCCATTTTCGCAAGCCGGATTCGTTTTCCCGCGTTTGGGCGCTGGTGATCGCCGCATCGATCATCTACATTCCCGCCAACGTGCTGCCCGTCATGCGCGTGCGCACCGCAACCAGCGACGGCGCGCACACGATATTGGGCGGGGTTATCGAGCTGTGGAGGCTGGGCTCCTGGGATCTGGCCGTGATCGTATTCATTGCCAGCGTCGTCGTTCCCATGACCAAGTTGCTGGCCTTGATGGTGCTTATGGTAAAACACCACTGGCGGGGCAGCGTGGTTCAGCGCCAGCGCACACGGCTCTACGAGCTGATTGAGTTCATCGGCCAATGGTCCATGCTCGACGTGTTCGTGGTGATCCTGATGACGGCCATGGCCAATTTTCCCGGAATATCGCAGGTCATAGCCGGCCCCGGCGCGGCAAGCTTCGGCGTGGTGGTCATCCTTACCATGCTGGCCACCATGAGCTACGATCCGCGCTGCGGATGGGACAGGCGGGCCGGGCGCAGGGCCAACCCGCCTGGGCACAGGTTAAAGAGAAACGCATGA
- a CDS encoding intermembrane transport protein PqiB: MTDPSTTSKSNEDGKAGGDDAGLTAGRGAPLQPHVRPRRERRISWIWLVPLVAALVGASLLVRNWLHTGPTITISFESAEGLEVGQTKIRYKDVVIGVVSGIKVSSDRSKVLVSADLNREGSEYITQKGSRFWVVRPRLGLSGVSGLGTLLSGAYISVDAAESSNGDDPVYAFEGLEKPPEITSGRPGTRYTLYSADLGSLEIGSPVYFRRIQVGRVIGYDLDKDGKSVNIQIFIDAPNDKFVTSDTRFWNASGINLSLDADGFNVQTGSLVSVVAGGVAFASVNEANTEPAKADSRYALGATRVEAMADPDGPPFPIELHFHQSVRGLKVGAPVDFRGLELGKVVDIDLEFNQKTKRFYALVKAELYPLRFGAVYDNLMKLDSDADYPGAVLLAPLVKHGLRGQIRAANLLTGQQYVALDFFPDAESADFDAKQVPVVLPTIAGSFDRLQQQISSIVGKLDAIPFEGIGKDLRSSLTSMTKLLKRFEGELTPQATTMLKTAQKSLERIDRVLAEDSPLSSNVERTLGEINAAAKSLRALSDYLRTNPSALVRGRAPDALPVSP, encoded by the coding sequence ATGACAGATCCGTCTACAACGTCGAAGTCCAACGAGGATGGCAAGGCCGGCGGCGATGATGCCGGGCTCACCGCAGGGCGCGGGGCGCCGCTCCAGCCTCATGTCCGGCCCCGGCGGGAAAGAAGGATTTCCTGGATATGGCTGGTTCCGCTGGTCGCGGCGCTGGTGGGCGCCTCGCTGCTGGTGCGCAACTGGCTGCATACAGGGCCCACCATCACCATCAGCTTCGAGTCGGCCGAGGGGCTGGAGGTGGGCCAGACCAAGATCCGCTACAAGGATGTGGTCATCGGCGTGGTATCCGGCATCAAGGTATCGTCCGACCGCTCAAAGGTATTGGTCAGCGCGGACTTGAACCGCGAGGGATCCGAATACATTACCCAGAAGGGCAGCCGTTTCTGGGTCGTGCGTCCACGCCTGGGGCTTAGCGGCGTGTCCGGCCTGGGTACGCTGCTGTCGGGCGCCTACATAAGCGTGGACGCGGCCGAATCCAGCAACGGCGACGACCCGGTGTACGCGTTCGAAGGGCTGGAAAAGCCGCCTGAGATCACCAGCGGCCGGCCCGGCACGCGCTACACGCTGTATTCAGCCGATCTGGGCTCGCTGGAGATCGGCTCGCCGGTCTATTTCCGACGCATACAGGTCGGCCGCGTCATCGGCTACGATCTGGACAAGGATGGAAAATCCGTCAACATACAGATATTCATCGACGCGCCGAACGACAAATTCGTTACGTCCGATACGCGCTTCTGGAATGCCAGCGGCATCAACCTGTCGCTGGACGCCGATGGTTTCAATGTGCAGACGGGTTCGCTGGTTTCCGTGGTGGCCGGCGGCGTGGCCTTCGCGTCCGTCAACGAAGCCAATACGGAGCCGGCCAAGGCGGACAGCCGCTACGCGCTGGGGGCAACGCGGGTCGAAGCCATGGCCGATCCGGACGGCCCCCCGTTCCCCATCGAGCTGCATTTCCATCAGTCGGTGCGCGGCCTGAAAGTGGGTGCACCGGTCGACTTCCGCGGGCTGGAACTGGGCAAGGTGGTCGACATCGACCTGGAGTTCAACCAGAAGACCAAGCGCTTCTACGCCCTGGTCAAGGCCGAGCTGTATCCCTTGCGCTTCGGCGCGGTGTACGACAACCTGATGAAACTCGATTCGGACGCCGATTACCCCGGCGCCGTCCTGCTGGCGCCCCTGGTCAAGCATGGCTTGCGCGGGCAGATACGCGCCGCCAACCTGCTGACCGGCCAGCAATACGTGGCCCTGGATTTCTTCCCCGATGCCGAGTCGGCCGACTTCGACGCCAAACAGGTGCCGGTGGTGCTGCCCACCATTGCCGGTAGCTTCGACCGCCTGCAGCAGCAGATCAGCAGCATCGTGGGCAAGCTGGACGCCATCCCCTTCGAAGGCATAGGCAAGGACCTGCGCTCCAGCCTGACGTCCATGACCAAGCTTCTGAAGCGCTTCGAGGGCGAACTGACCCCGCAGGCGACCACCATGCTGAAGACGGCGCAGAAATCGCTTGAACGCATCGACCGCGTGCTGGCCGAGGACTCCCCCTTGAGCTCGAATGTGGAGCGTACGCTGGGTGAGATCAACGCTGCGGCCAAGTCCTTGCGGGCCTTGTCCGACTACCTGCGCACGAACCCTTCGGCGCTGGTCCGCGGGCGGGCCCCTGATGCCTTGCCGGTCAGCCCATAG
- the clpS gene encoding ATP-dependent Clp protease adapter ClpS, producing MATQIENQRDTVLDRQPAKLAPPPMYQVVLLNDDYTPMEFVVNVLQRIFGKSEEEAARIMLKVHHEGRGVCGVYPRDIAATRVEMVRQLAHARQHPLQCVMEPAPDA from the coding sequence ATGGCTACACAAATCGAAAACCAACGCGACACGGTTCTTGATCGCCAGCCCGCCAAGCTGGCTCCTCCCCCCATGTACCAGGTCGTCCTGCTGAATGATGACTACACCCCGATGGAGTTCGTGGTCAACGTCCTGCAGCGTATTTTCGGTAAATCCGAGGAGGAAGCCGCCCGCATCATGCTCAAGGTGCACCATGAAGGCAGGGGCGTCTGCGGCGTCTATCCGCGCGACATCGCCGCCACCCGGGTCGAGATGGTCCGACAGCTTGCCCATGCCCGCCAGCATCCTTTGCAATGCGTGATGGAGCCGGCGCCCGACGCTTAG
- a CDS encoding membrane integrity-associated transporter subunit PqiC — translation MHGLKTTAIFLMAGLLGACASSKPSQYYTLLPPPATSQAVPEQAHDRPKFAISVEPVQVPEQVDRPQIVVSDPNSTQVVPLNGSLWASPVADELRNALFDGITRRLGVLDVALAGAPDTLPVWRIGVRVQRFDSLYGERALIDATWRLSPVHQPGKKTRLCRAEARAAVGEGMSALVAGHQAAVDRLAAAIAGQLNGTEPTNSDGLLFKGCTFY, via the coding sequence ATGCATGGCTTGAAGACAACGGCGATTTTCCTGATGGCGGGCCTGCTTGGCGCCTGCGCATCCAGCAAGCCCAGCCAGTATTACACCTTGCTGCCGCCCCCCGCGACCAGCCAGGCGGTGCCGGAGCAGGCCCACGACCGTCCGAAGTTCGCCATCAGCGTCGAGCCGGTCCAAGTGCCGGAGCAGGTGGATCGGCCGCAGATCGTCGTCAGCGATCCGAATTCCACCCAGGTCGTGCCGCTTAACGGCTCCTTGTGGGCTTCGCCCGTGGCAGACGAGTTGCGCAATGCGCTGTTCGATGGCATCACCCGCCGTCTCGGCGTGCTGGACGTGGCGCTTGCCGGCGCGCCCGATACGCTGCCGGTATGGCGCATCGGCGTGCGTGTGCAGCGCTTCGATTCCCTGTATGGCGAGCGCGCCTTGATCGACGCCACCTGGCGCCTTTCGCCCGTTCACCAGCCGGGCAAGAAGACCCGCTTGTGCCGCGCCGAGGCCCGCGCCGCCGTGGGAGAGGGCATGTCGGCCTTGGTCGCCGGCCACCAGGCGGCCGTCGACCGGCTGGCCGCCGCCATCGCGGGCCAGCTGAACGGAACCGAACCAACGAATTCCGATGGGTTGCTCTTTAAAGGTTGTACCTTTTATTGA
- the putA gene encoding trifunctional transcriptional regulator/proline dehydrogenase/L-glutamate gamma-semialdehyde dehydrogenase has product MATTTLGVKVDESLRERLKTTAAKLGCTPHWLHKQALLAYVEAIERGQMPAEIAHFGQGDGEAEAGELPAPDAPPPFYEFAQDVQPQSVLRAAITSAYRRPETECVPLLIDQARCAQPQEVHALARRLVETLRGRRKAGGVESLIQEFSLSSQEGVALMCLAEALLRIPDRATRDALIRDKISHGDWRSHMGESPSLFVNAATWGLMLTGKLVSVNSEQSLSRALTRLIGKGGEPLIRKGVNIAMRMMGEQFVAGQTISSAIANSRKLEEKGFRYSYDMLGEAATTSEDADRYYASYVQAIHAIGKASQGRGIYEGPGISIKLSALHPRYSRAQHDRVMAELLPRTTELARLARSYDIGLNIDAEEADRLEISLDILEALCFDRELSGWNGIGFVVQGYQKRAPFVIDYVIDLAQRSGHRLMLRLVKGAYWDSEIKRAQVDGLEGYPVYTRKVYTDVAYLACARKLLAAPQAVYPQFATHNAQTLSAIYHMAGRNYYPGQYEFQCLHGMGEPLYELVTGPLSQGRLNRPCRIYAPVGTHETLLAYLVRRLLENGANTSFVNQIGDEEIPVEVLVADPVQAAERIQPLGAPHDKIPLPRDLYRHADGRPNSAGIDLSNEHRLGSLAAALLSGVSRDWCAFPMLADGGFVWDDARAAAVRNPSDRRDVVGQVIEATEADVAAALAAAEHAAPIWAATPVAERAQCLVRAARMLEDEMQPLLGLIVREAGKSLPNAIAEVREAVDFLRYYAAQIERSFSNDTHRPLGPVLCISPWNFPLAIFTGQVAAALAAGNTVLAKPAEQTSLIAAAAVSVLHRAGVPAGAVQLLPGRGETVGAALVASPAVRGVMFTGSTDVALLISRTLAERLDDAGHPIPLIAETGGQNAMVVDSSALAEQVVFDVLASAFDSAGQRCSALRLLCVQEDCADRVLTMLRGAMRELRTGRTDVLATDVGPVIDAEAQAGIQAHIKAMREAGHKVDQLGLDAACAHGYFVPPTLIELSAVSELKKEVFGPVLHVVRYKRQELDALVDAVNATGYGLTFGVHTRLDETVARVSERIQAGNIYVNRNIVGAVVGVQPFGGEGLSGTGPKAGGPLYLLRLLSRRPAGLPEGCEIDGGRAAAKALPGPTGESNLYRVKPRGTVLCVPMTGAGAHAQWQACLDTGNGMVVVGDGAGRAFFAGLDAAAKASIRLAGPEEIDGGDYDAVLFEGDSDALRELNRSVAGRNGPIVPVQGLSSDELASGAAYRLEPLLREVSVCVNTAAAGGNASLMMVG; this is encoded by the coding sequence ATGGCAACAACCACATTGGGCGTCAAGGTCGACGAATCCTTGCGCGAACGCTTGAAAACCACGGCGGCCAAGCTTGGCTGCACCCCTCACTGGCTACATAAGCAGGCCCTGCTGGCTTATGTCGAAGCCATAGAGCGGGGGCAGATGCCGGCCGAGATCGCGCATTTCGGCCAGGGCGACGGCGAAGCCGAAGCGGGAGAGCTTCCCGCGCCGGACGCCCCGCCGCCGTTCTATGAGTTCGCCCAGGACGTTCAGCCGCAGTCCGTGCTGCGCGCCGCCATCACGTCGGCCTACCGGCGCCCCGAAACCGAATGCGTGCCCTTGCTGATCGATCAGGCGCGCTGCGCGCAGCCGCAGGAAGTACATGCGCTGGCCCGCCGCCTGGTGGAAACCCTGCGCGGAAGACGCAAGGCGGGCGGGGTCGAAAGCCTGATCCAGGAATTTTCCCTGTCGAGCCAGGAGGGAGTCGCCCTGATGTGCCTGGCCGAGGCGCTGCTGCGCATACCCGACCGGGCCACGCGCGACGCGCTGATCCGCGACAAGATCAGCCATGGCGACTGGCGTTCGCACATGGGAGAGTCGCCCTCGCTGTTCGTCAATGCGGCCACCTGGGGCCTGATGCTCACGGGCAAGCTGGTCAGCGTCAACAGCGAGCAGTCCTTGTCCAGGGCTTTGACCCGGTTGATCGGCAAGGGCGGTGAACCGCTGATTCGCAAGGGCGTGAACATCGCCATGCGCATGATGGGCGAGCAGTTCGTGGCGGGCCAGACCATTTCATCGGCGATCGCCAACAGCCGCAAGCTCGAGGAAAAAGGCTTTCGCTATTCTTACGACATGCTGGGCGAAGCGGCCACCACGTCCGAGGACGCCGACCGCTATTACGCCTCGTATGTCCAGGCCATACATGCCATAGGCAAAGCCTCGCAGGGCCGCGGCATCTACGAAGGGCCCGGTATTTCGATCAAGCTTTCGGCCTTGCATCCGCGCTATTCCCGCGCGCAGCACGACAGGGTGATGGCCGAACTGCTGCCGCGCACCACAGAGCTGGCCAGGCTGGCCCGCAGCTACGACATCGGACTGAATATCGATGCGGAGGAGGCCGACCGGCTGGAGATTTCACTGGATATCCTGGAAGCCTTGTGCTTCGACCGCGAACTGTCGGGATGGAACGGCATCGGCTTCGTGGTCCAGGGCTATCAGAAGCGCGCGCCTTTCGTTATCGATTATGTCATCGACCTGGCCCAGCGCAGCGGCCACCGTCTGATGCTGCGCCTGGTCAAGGGCGCCTACTGGGACAGCGAGATCAAGCGGGCCCAGGTGGACGGGCTGGAAGGCTATCCCGTGTATACCCGCAAGGTTTATACCGATGTCGCCTACCTGGCATGCGCGCGGAAGTTGCTGGCGGCGCCCCAGGCCGTGTATCCGCAGTTCGCCACGCATAACGCCCAGACGCTGTCGGCCATCTATCACATGGCGGGCCGCAATTATTATCCCGGCCAGTACGAGTTCCAGTGCCTGCATGGCATGGGCGAGCCCCTGTACGAGCTGGTGACCGGGCCGCTGTCGCAGGGCAGGCTGAACCGTCCCTGCCGCATCTATGCGCCGGTGGGCACGCATGAAACCCTGCTGGCCTACCTGGTTCGCCGATTGCTTGAAAACGGCGCCAACACGTCCTTTGTGAACCAGATCGGGGATGAGGAAATACCCGTCGAGGTCCTGGTCGCCGATCCGGTGCAGGCCGCCGAGCGCATCCAGCCCTTGGGCGCTCCGCATGACAAGATACCCCTGCCGCGCGATCTGTACCGGCATGCCGATGGCCGGCCGAATTCCGCCGGCATCGATCTTAGCAACGAGCATCGCCTGGGTTCGCTGGCGGCGGCGCTGCTGAGCGGCGTGAGCCGCGACTGGTGCGCCTTTCCAATGCTGGCCGATGGCGGTTTCGTGTGGGACGACGCACGTGCCGCGGCCGTGCGCAATCCTTCGGATCGCCGCGATGTGGTGGGGCAGGTGATCGAGGCGACCGAGGCCGATGTGGCGGCGGCCCTGGCGGCGGCCGAGCATGCCGCGCCCATCTGGGCGGCAACGCCGGTGGCCGAGCGCGCGCAATGCCTGGTCCGCGCGGCGCGGATGCTCGAAGACGAAATGCAGCCCTTGCTGGGGCTGATCGTGCGCGAGGCGGGCAAGTCGCTCCCCAACGCGATCGCCGAGGTGCGCGAAGCGGTGGATTTCCTGCGCTACTACGCCGCGCAGATCGAGCGCTCATTTTCCAACGACACCCATCGCCCGCTGGGGCCGGTGCTGTGCATCAGTCCGTGGAACTTCCCTCTGGCCATCTTTACCGGACAGGTGGCCGCGGCCCTGGCCGCCGGCAACACGGTGCTGGCCAAGCCCGCCGAGCAGACCAGCCTGATCGCGGCGGCGGCCGTATCCGTTCTTCACAGGGCCGGCGTGCCCGCCGGCGCAGTCCAGTTGCTTCCGGGCCGCGGTGAAACCGTGGGTGCGGCGCTGGTGGCCAGCCCTGCGGTGCGCGGGGTGATGTTTACGGGGTCGACCGACGTGGCGCTGCTCATATCCCGCACACTGGCCGAGCGGCTGGACGACGCCGGACACCCCATACCGCTCATTGCGGAAACCGGCGGCCAGAATGCCATGGTGGTGGACTCCTCCGCCCTGGCCGAGCAGGTGGTGTTCGATGTGCTGGCATCGGCCTTCGATTCGGCCGGCCAGCGCTGCTCCGCGCTGCGTCTGCTTTGCGTTCAGGAAGATTGCGCCGATCGCGTGCTGACCATGTTGCGCGGGGCCATGCGCGAACTGCGCACCGGCAGGACCGATGTGCTGGCGACCGACGTCGGGCCGGTCATCGATGCCGAGGCACAGGCCGGCATACAGGCGCATATCAAGGCCATGCGCGAGGCGGGGCACAAGGTCGACCAGCTCGGCCTGGACGCCGCCTGCGCGCACGGCTATTTCGTGCCGCCGACCCTCATCGAACTCAGCGCCGTGTCCGAACTGAAAAAGGAAGTATTCGGTCCGGTGCTCCACGTCGTGCGCTACAAGCGCCAGGAGCTGGATGCGCTGGTCGATGCCGTGAATGCAACGGGCTACGGACTGACCTTCGGCGTGCACACCCGGCTGGATGAAACGGTGGCGCGCGTGTCCGAACGGATACAGGCCGGGAACATCTACGTGAACCGGAATATCGTCGGCGCGGTCGTCGGCGTCCAGCCCTTTGGCGGCGAGGGCCTGTCGGGCACGGGGCCCAAGGCGGGCGGTCCCCTGTATCTGCTGCGCCTGCTGTCGCGGCGGCCGGCCGGTCTGCCCGAGGGCTGCGAAATCGATGGCGGGCGCGCTGCGGCTAAGGCGCTGCCGGGCCCTACGGGCGAAAGCAATCTTTATCGCGTCAAGCCTCGCGGCACCGTCTTGTGCGTGCCCATGACCGGCGCGGGCGCGCATGCGCAATGGCAGGCCTGCCTCGATACGGGCAATGGCATGGTGGTCGTCGGCGACGGCGCGGGGCGGGCGTTCTTCGCCGGCCTGGACGCCGCTGCGAAGGCATCCATACGTCTTGCCGGGCCAGAAGAAATCGATGGCGGCGATTATGACGCCGTGCTTTTCGAGGGCGACAGCGATGCCCTGCGTGAACTGAATCGCAGCGTGGCCGGTCGCAATGGACCCATCGTTCCGGTTCAGGGCCTGAGCAGCGACGAGCTTGCGTCGGGCGCGGCCTATCGCCTGGAGCCTTTGCTTCGCGAGGTCTCGGTCTGCGTGAATACGGCGGCGGCCGGCGGCAATGCCAGCCTGATGATGGTGGGCTGA
- the clpA gene encoding ATP-dependent Clp protease ATP-binding subunit ClpA, whose amino-acid sequence MISEELEVSLHMAFVEARTARHEFITVEHLLLSLLDNAAAAEVLRACSANIDVLRQELRKFISENTPVFPGEDEVDTQPTLGFQRVIQRAIMHVSSGNSNRNSVTGANVLVAMYGEKDSHAVYFLQQQGVTRLDVVNYLSHGITKAAEEAPAEPVRAQAPEVEPKSDQQKSPLELYATDLNSEARQGRIDPLIGREHEVERVIQVLCRRRKNNPLLVGEAGVGKTAIAEGLAWRITQSDVPEILADAEVYALDMGALLAGTKYRGDFEQRLKGVLKTLKDNRNAILFIDEIHTLIGAGSASGGTLDASNLLKPALSSGQLKCLGATTYTEYRGIFEKDHALSRRFQKIDVAEPTVQQTIQILRGLKGHFEAHHGVRYSSAAITAAAELSARHINDRFLPDKAIDVIDEAGAAQRLLPRSRQKKIIGKAEVQATVAKIARIPPQSVSNDDRNKLATLERDLKTVVFGQDPAIEALAAAIKMARSGLGRPDKPIGSFLFSGPTGVGKTEVARQLAFVLGVELLRFDMSEYMERHTVSRLIGAPPGYVGFDQGGLLTEAVSKQPHCVLLLDEIEKAHPDVYNILLQVMDHGTLTDNNGRKSDFRNVILVMTTNAGAEALNRSTIGFAAPPKTGDEMADIKRLFTPEFRNRLDAIIGFTPLSRDVILRVVDKFLMQLEDQLHEKRVDVVFSQALRDHLAKEGFDPAMGARPMQRLIQDTIRRALADELLFGRLVDGGHVEVDLDHDGKVQLAFSDKSGKPGGARQASPSHPEPELVD is encoded by the coding sequence GTGATCTCCGAAGAACTTGAAGTCAGCCTGCACATGGCCTTTGTCGAGGCCCGCACTGCACGACACGAATTTATTACCGTAGAGCATCTGCTGCTCTCGCTGCTCGACAACGCCGCCGCCGCCGAGGTGTTGCGCGCCTGCTCCGCCAACATCGACGTCCTGCGCCAGGAACTGCGTAAATTCATCAGCGAGAACACACCGGTTTTCCCCGGTGAAGACGAAGTCGACACCCAGCCCACCCTGGGCTTCCAGCGCGTCATCCAGCGCGCCATCATGCATGTGTCCTCGGGTAATTCCAACCGTAATTCAGTCACCGGCGCCAATGTGCTGGTGGCCATGTACGGCGAGAAAGACTCCCATGCCGTCTATTTCCTGCAGCAGCAGGGCGTTACCCGCCTGGACGTGGTCAATTACCTTTCGCACGGCATCACCAAGGCCGCCGAAGAAGCGCCGGCCGAACCGGTCCGGGCCCAGGCGCCCGAAGTCGAGCCCAAGTCCGACCAGCAGAAGTCGCCGCTCGAACTGTATGCAACCGACCTGAACTCCGAGGCGCGCCAGGGGCGCATCGATCCCCTGATCGGCCGCGAGCACGAGGTCGAACGGGTCATACAGGTGCTTTGCCGCCGCCGCAAGAACAATCCCCTGCTGGTGGGCGAGGCGGGCGTGGGCAAGACGGCCATCGCCGAGGGCCTGGCCTGGCGCATCACCCAAAGCGACGTGCCCGAGATCCTGGCCGACGCCGAGGTCTATGCGCTCGATATGGGCGCCTTGCTGGCCGGCACCAAGTACCGCGGCGATTTCGAGCAGCGCCTGAAGGGCGTGCTCAAGACGCTCAAGGACAACCGCAACGCCATACTCTTCATCGACGAGATCCATACCCTCATTGGGGCGGGTTCCGCCTCGGGCGGAACGCTGGACGCGTCCAACCTGCTCAAGCCGGCGCTGTCCTCCGGCCAGCTCAAGTGCCTGGGCGCCACCACCTACACCGAGTACCGGGGTATCTTCGAGAAAGATCATGCCCTGTCGCGCCGCTTCCAGAAAATCGACGTGGCCGAGCCCACGGTCCAGCAGACCATACAGATATTGCGCGGACTGAAGGGCCACTTCGAGGCCCACCACGGCGTGCGGTATTCGTCGGCCGCCATCACGGCCGCCGCAGAGCTGTCGGCGCGCCACATCAACGACCGCTTCCTTCCGGACAAGGCCATCGACGTCATTGATGAGGCCGGCGCCGCCCAGCGCCTGCTGCCGCGTTCGCGCCAGAAGAAAATCATCGGCAAGGCCGAAGTCCAGGCCACCGTGGCCAAGATCGCCCGCATACCGCCGCAAAGCGTGTCCAACGACGACCGCAACAAGCTTGCCACGCTCGAACGAGACCTGAAAACCGTGGTCTTCGGTCAGGATCCGGCCATCGAGGCCCTTGCGGCTGCCATCAAGATGGCCCGTTCCGGCCTGGGCCGGCCCGACAAACCCATCGGTTCATTCCTGTTCTCGGGCCCGACCGGCGTCGGAAAGACCGAAGTCGCGCGGCAGCTGGCTTTCGTGCTGGGGGTCGAGCTGCTGCGTTTCGACATGTCCGAATACATGGAACGCCATACGGTGTCGCGCCTGATCGGCGCGCCTCCGGGCTACGTCGGCTTCGATCAGGGCGGCCTGCTTACCGAAGCCGTCAGCAAGCAGCCGCATTGCGTGCTGCTGCTCGACGAAATCGAAAAGGCGCACCCCGACGTCTACAACATCCTGCTGCAGGTCATGGATCACGGCACCCTGACCGACAACAACGGGCGCAAATCCGATTTCCGCAACGTCATCCTGGTCATGACCACCAACGCCGGCGCCGAGGCGCTCAATCGCAGCACGATCGGTTTCGCGGCACCGCCCAAGACCGGCGACGAAATGGCCGACATCAAGCGGCTGTTCACGCCCGAATTCCGCAATCGGCTCGACGCCATCATCGGCTTCACGCCGCTGTCGCGCGATGTCATCCTGCGGGTGGTCGACAAGTTCCTCATGCAGCTTGAAGACCAGCTGCACGAAAAGCGGGTCGATGTGGTGTTCTCGCAGGCGCTGCGCGATCACCTGGCCAAAGAAGGCTTCGATCCGGCCATGGGGGCACGCCCCATGCAGCGGCTCATCCAGGACACCATACGGCGTGCCCTGGCCGACGAGCTTCTGTTCGGGCGCCTGGTCGACGGCGGCCATGTCGAAGTCGATCTGGATCACGACGGCAAGGTTCAGCTGGCTTTTTCAGACAAGTCCGGCAAGCCGGGCGGCGCCAGGCAGGCCTCGCCGTCCCATCCGGAACCCGAGCTTGTCGACTAG